From a region of the Arachis ipaensis cultivar K30076 chromosome B09, Araip1.1, whole genome shotgun sequence genome:
- the LOC107619026 gene encoding glucan endo-1,3-beta-glucosidase 11, with product MDMTLPNRHSVMKHLIPNVLRPPFRVSIFLIYFLTNLFPLILFYFPMKKINTIFRSSYCWMLVIFITGQVEFGWTNVAAIGINYGQIANNLPSPDEVVPLVKSIGATKVKLYDADPRVLRSFANTGVEIMVGLGNEYMSKMQDPKQAQAWIKSNVQPYLPATKITCIFVGNEVLTFNDTSLTDNLLPAMQSVHTALQNLGLDKQVTVTTTHSLAVLEKSYPPSAGAFRPDLEPCLSPILSFQSKTGSPFLINAYPYFAYKDNPKQVPLEFVLFQPNQGVVDSSTGLHYDNMLFMQIDAVYSALASLGYNKLPVHISETGWPSKGDQDEAGATPENAKKYNGNLIKLVAQSTKKGTPMRPNSDLNIYVFALFNENMKPGPTSERNYGLFKPDGTPAYSLGLATTASPSSSSDGVSGNSSNSGVNGGAPPLPPSSSTGYLSISSATSPDQERYRFLGASLWSLVVLVTGVLKF from the exons ATGGACATGACCCTTCCTAATCGCCATTCCGTAATGAAGCATCTTATTCCCAATGTTTTGCGGCCACCTTTCCGCGTgtccatttttcttatttattttctaacgAATCTTTTTCCCCTTATCTTATTCTATTTCcctatgaaaaaaataaataccaT ATTCCGCAGCAGCTACTGTTGGATGCTTGTAATCTTCATCACAG GACAAGTAGAATTTGGTTGGACCAATGTGGCGGCGATCGGGATCAACTACGGGCAGATAGCGAACAACCTGCCGTCGCCGGACGAGGTGGTGCCGCTGGTGAAGTCGATCGGAGCAACAAAGGTGAAGCTCTACGACGCGGACCCTCGCGTGCTGCGCTCGTTCGCGAACACAGGGGTGGAGATCATGGTGGGGCTGGGGAACGAGTACATGTCGAAGATGCAGGACCCAAAGCAAGCACAGGCATGGATCAAGTCCAATGTCCAGCCTTACCTCCCGGCCACCAAGATCACCTGCATCTTCGTTGGAAACGAAGTCCTCACCTTCAACGACACCTCCCTTACTGACAACCTCCTCCCAGCCATGCAGAGTGTCCACACGGCCCTCCAGAACCTCGGCCTAGACAAACAG GTGACTGTAACGACCACACATTCCTTGGCAGTTCTGGAAAAATCCTATCCACCGTCTGCCGGCGCGTTCCGTCCAGACCTGGAACCGTGTCTGAGTCCAATCCTGAGCTTCCAATCAAAAACAGGATCGCCATTCCTGATAAACGCATACCCATACTTTGCGTACAAGGACAACCCAAAGCAAGTACCGCTGGAATTCGTGTTGTTCCAACCGAACCAGGGCGTTGTGGACTCATCCACCGGGCTCCACTACGACAACATGCTGTTCATGCAGATCGACGCCGTTTACTCGGCGCTAGCGTCGTTAGGGTACAACAAGCTTCCCGTTCACATCTCAGAGACGGGGTGGCCTTCCAAGGGGGACCAAGACGAAGCCGGAGCCACACCGGAGAATGCCAAGAAGTACAACGGTAACCTCATCAAGTTGGTGGCTCAGAGTACTAAGAAGGGCACGCCAATGAGGCCCAACTCCGACTTGAATATTTATGTCTTTGCCTTGTTTAATGAGAATATGAAGCCCGGGCCCACCTCAGAGCGGAACTATGGCCTTTTTAAGCCCGATGGAACTCCGGCATATTCTCTTGGCTTGGCTACCACGGCTTCTCCGTCCTCGTCCAGTGACGGAGTTAGTGGTAACAGCAGTAACAGTGGCGTTAACGGTGGAGCGCCGCCACTTCCTCCTAGCTCTTCCACCGGATACTTGTCCATTTCCTCTGCCACCTCACCG GACCAAGAGAGATACCGTTTCCTAGGAGCATCATTATGGTCGTTGGTGGTGTTGGTGACGGGGGTTTTAAAATTTTGA